The window TCGTTTTTCTATTCTTTAGCTTTCTCTTTACgcttccattttctttttttcctttttgagaTAAATTTGTGAATAATAGTTAGTATTTTTGAGTAATAAGAAAGTAATAGTAATAGTGTTTTAAGTGTtgacaaatttttaaaaagagtctATATCAAGGCATAAAAAATGGTTTGGTGAAGTGTTGACGAAGGTGGGACTAGTATAACATGGGGCCACGTGGATGACAAATTTATTCAcgtatctataaaaaaaaaagcaatttgtGGTCAGTAATACAACCAAATACAATTTACATGTGTTATACTACTGACTACGCTTTACGTAcgtacacacacatatatatatatatatatatatctagcaacaaatataatttcatttcaGTTTAACTCGAACATTTGTTATACGTTTTTTCCATCTTAGTCATGTgatttatatcttatattagTTTACAATTGACTATGACAACTCTACTAATAATATTTTCGTTCGTTGTTGTCATCCAACGGATGGATGATTGATAGAAACTCTCCAACCATTCGCTTTACAAATATACATAGTAGTATCTATAAATGAAAAAAGAGTTCATAGAACATATCAACATAATAATTgcatgaaaataattataaaaatgaaatcataTTGTAACTAGTGTAAAGTTGTCATCCTGTCATTCTGTGAATTACTCTGATCAAAATCATTAGTATTAAAGTTGATTGAATGATGATACATGatcatcctctcttctcttgTAAACTGTAAAACCCAATTAATATACTATTGATTTAAATGATTGATTACACATCTATTTGCACATGCCTAAAGTTGTCCCcctttttttctatgttatgCCAACTAGCTAAAGTTTGGTGTTTTACTGTAAATCTCATGTTTTAAAATCAACTCTACATATTTTCGCGATTCATGTGTCTAATccttgcttttgctttatttccTTCTTTAGCTTTTACCAGCAATTGCTGAAAtactttaaaaaacattttcttaacTGATAAAAATAGTTGCTTTTTCATTAGTTGTGCTCTCTCATAGTATATGATAAACTCTTAACTTTTCTACCACAATTTCAAATTACACCCGAAGacgaaaaaaaacacaaatgagaTTAGTATTATGCAGTACAAAGAcctttttataactatttttgtAACCcttcataactttttaaattacCTCGTAAATGATCTCATTTGGTAGAAGAACCAATTTAAAAATAGAACGCATCATAAAAGGAGAAAGGAATATTAAATGGAAAGAATCGATCTATTATTTGAgggaaaggaaacaaaaaaaaaaagacaaagaagattcCGACGCTTTTTAGCTTCAGTACAAAGTGAATGTTACAGCCTATTACAATAAGATttgttgagaaaaaacaaagaccTAACctaaacgacaaaaaaaaaaaataatacaaaaactaTAGGGATAACTCAATTATACTTGCTCAATtataaaaacatcttatataaaTAGCAGACGCAATTTATTAAACTTGCTTTGAAGGACTCGAGGATGGATCTGTTCTGTAGTCACTTAACTTTATTAAACTCGTCCTTTTCTGCGTTCGTCCAGTGCCTGTCTCATCAAATAAGATTGTTATTTACAACTATATAGTATTACACAAGTCAGAAGTTATCTATCTTTCAggcttttatttttaataacgtGTAATCTAATAGTTTAATTTCAGTAATTCTCAAAGCATACCTTGCTTTGAAGCATCCTCATCGTCAAGACTAGCGTATCACGCATGCTGGTAATAACGCAAAAGTTCATTATCTTAGGTGTGAGTTTGTAAGATAAAAACAATGCAGTAAAATCGAAATAAAATTCACTGTATTTGCAGATGGATGTGTATATATGTACCGGATATTGAGTGTGCTTATAGGATGTGAAGATCCATCATAACTTATTAGAACAAACTGTGTTGAGACTCCACACGGTACTTTtatctgcattttttttttatgaacaacACACACAGATCTTTGTATGGACAAGAATGTGAGCAAAGCTTATAATTCAGTGTCAAGATTTCTTTTTACCTGGAGTTCCTTTGAGTATTTCTCTGAGATCACTACAGCTTCTACGTTGTTCGTTTTTATCTGGTAACTAGATCTCTTCAAAATAACCGTTGCCGGTTCCCAACTCTCTGATGAATCCATCTTTCAAAATAGAAAAGCCACGAATAAAACGGTTGTTAAAATCCACACCTAAATTAAAACCTGGGACAGTGGATTCAAGCTCTGGTCTTCAAACTTACCAGAAGCTGCACATTAAAGCTTGCTTGACCATGGGATATATACGTGTCGATTTCTGTTTGCATCTCTGTATCtgaacaagcaaaaaaaacattctcagCAAAGAAGATACAGTAAAAGGCCTCTTCGCTATCTACAAAAGACAGGGGTTAGATTCAGTTGAATGCATTACCACATCTAATCTTGTTTTGATCATTAGCAAACAATCTCACTAATTCTCCCTGCATAATCAaaagaaccttttttttgtaagacAACTGAGCCATTCATGCTATAGAAACCCGAGAAATCCCACAATTTTACCTGACGACCTTGATCATCCATTGGAATACACTCAACAGCAATCAGTTTATCTACATCATCCGCGGTTACAATATACTCTGGATGGGTGGCTCCTGCATATGTTTAAACCATAGTCCAGTTTTTAAATAGCTGAAAAAGTCAGTGAGACGAATAAATCAAATCTTACCTTCAATGTATTGTCTTGTGCCATCTTCAAGATGCCGAACCCacttttcaaaaaagaaaacatacaaagCAGCACATGTATTATTTTATCATCTTTTTGATTAGTTTCAAGTTCTTTCTGAAAGGCGCCTTGTAACcaaaacatgttcaaaaattctACCTGAAACATACAGAGAGTGGTTCCTCGAACTGGAAACCCGCAACCAAGAACTTTCTCTCCAGGTATTGCATCTCCAATAATCTGAAATCCATCGATTCCTGGTCCCTCTGTTTCCAAAAGAAAGGTTATATTAAGATTTCTAAGGTTATAGCCACTAGGCTCTAAGAAAACGAAGTAATATTTTTCCAACCTTCATAAACATGAGAAGCAAACTCTTCATTCCCATTATAAGCATCAAACATGGAAGAATTCTcagctttttcttctctctctcgaatCATTTCCTTCCCCGCCACACTACTTAGAGGATATCCAAAATTTTCCCTACCAGTGAGTATAATGAAGCAGGCATTTTTTTCACTTGGAAAGAACTTCATCGGTTTTAAACTGAAAGGCATAAGAGAACTGAGAAATGATACCGTACCTTTTCGGCTGCTGGAAATTTCCTTGAGACCCACCACCAATCTGATTATTAAATCTCAAACTTTCAGTGTCAGGCGTAAGGTTATGATACGGGTTTCTTGTAACGTTGTCCATTGGTGGCAAAAGTTGTTCATTGTTCCGGTAATCATTACCACGATCCTGCATCAAGTGTAGTATATGAACACAGAAAGTAAGATTACTTCTGAGAAGATGTcacaaattttgataaaaagtcTTTTAAGAgcaaatgataaattaatttagcAAATTACTTGCTGAGACTACCGTGGATCCATAAGAAGCTTGACTTTTCGAATTTCTGGGATCATGGTTGTCTTTACTATTAAACTCTGTTCCAGGTTGATTTTCCACAACAGATGATAATTCTCTAATCCTATCCTGTGATTTAGCATTTCGTCACAGGATGTTCGAAAAGATAACATGAAGAGTATTCACATTCTTGCAGAGGTCTAAGTAGGCTAAAGGACATATGCAGACAACAACATACTAAGGAAATGTGTGTAAATACgatgaaattgagaaacttCAGGATAGAGAGCTTACACTGCAAGCTTTAGTCTTCCATTGCAGCTGATCATGCAAGTGCTGCACACGAAGAAAATATGATAGATATGTTGAGATTGTTTTAGTGTATAAATCTGAAGAGAGATGTAGTGAAAGCAAATACCTTAATGCCGCTGGATATAGCGGTAGCATTTGCAACACGAGGCCAAACACCATACTCAGCtaataaaccaagtaaggacgTCATGAATATATACCTCTCGTCTTCTGTAACCTAAAGACAGAAAGTGAGTAGAGTAAAGACGGAAGGGTAAAAGACAATGAACTTTAACGATTTGAGGATACTAAGCCAAGTCAAATTACCTTTAAATCATGTGCCAACTTCAAATTTTCTTCAAGATCACCTTTTCGACGAGCCAATTCATTCAACGCGGAGGTGACAGATTcattttgtttctcatcaatCGCCTAAAGAATAAGAAACTGTTAGACAGACACAGAAACCAAAGGTCAAAACTTTGATCAATCTTGATAGATTTTAGCACACAAAGAAAAGGCACAAACCACACGAAGATCAGCACATTTTCTCTCTAACCCATACTTCTCATTGAGCAGCTGCATATCCTGTAATCAAAAGATTCAACTTTCACTTTCTCTATATAATGTATTCATTAGAAAGATTCATAAGAGCATGATGTAAATACACACCTTCAAACAAGCAGCAGCAATTTGTTCCTGGAGACTATGAATCTCCTCTTCTTGTGATCTCACTTTTGCATAAAGTGCCTGAAATTTTTCCAtgcttagttttcttttttttttttggatttaagaAGTAGAAATTATAAGATTATATAGTATGAGTTACCATTTCCTCAGGATCTTGAATTAActtagaattattattattattatcttgtaGCTTCCTCGAAGCAGTTGTCTCTTTGTCAATCTCATCATGCCTAAAGAGAAACAGATCGAGAACAAACGTCACCACTAAACAAACACTGATTCGAATATGAAACGCCTGTGTGTGAGTTTTAAAGGCAGAACAGTAATAAAATACCTTTTGATTGATTCAGAACTTCTTGGATTGTCATCCATGGTGGTGGTGTTTAGGCTCTACAAGACCCAAGCTCCAATTTAAGGTCATCggatttttgtcttttttgttttttgtttttatttcattctatcttgaagaaagaaagaaaaaaacaactctaccAACAGTCAATTTCAACCTCCACGAAACAAAGGGAGTATTTCTAAAAAGCCCCTCATACTTCTTATTGTTTTCATGATAGCCTATAAACTacgaaaattacaaaatagtcTTATCAAATTAACTCCAAATGTGTCATAAATTACACTCACAAAGACTTCAGGTGGTTTTTTGGTAGTTTTTCAgtcaaaatgtaaaaacaaacaaaataaaaaccaaaatcgatTTCGTTGGTAAACCGCTCGGTACAAGGTTGATTTTTAGTCATCCAAAAAAGTCGATTTCGTCGATCTAGAAGACGGCGACAACGACAACGACGACGACCAAAACACTCCGCCGATCAACGGTCCACTCAACGAAGAAAGAGAGACTGGCTTCGTCGTGAGTGAACCTCAGAGATGTCGCAGCAAATCAGCAGCGGTAATAATATCCCGCTGAGTGAAGTTTACTGGTCTCTCGTTAACAAAGCCGATAAGAAATTCTCCAAGATCAGAGACTTGCCCTTCTATGAACGCTCCAGGTACCTCTTCCCGATTCCGTTGATCAAAACCGGTTAAATTGAGAATTCCGATTCCATTAGAACTGTTGATTAGAGAGTTGCTAGGTTTCGATTGTGGTAGGAATCAAAATAAACAGTATGGAGGAATGAGAATGTGATTCTGAAGTTTCGAATTATTTCTGTTCATTCTGTTGATTAGGTATGAGAACTATTTCTTCAAGGTCTTTAAGGTATACACACAATTATGGAAGTTTCAGCAAGAGAATAGGCAGAAGCTTGTTGAAGCTGGGCTTAAGAGATGGGAGATTGGAGAGATTGCATCTCGGATTGCTCAGCTTTACTATGGACATTATATGCGTACGAGTGATGCTGGTTACTTGTCTGAATCATATGTGTTCTACGAAGCAATACTCACTAGGGAGTACTTCAAAGAAGGATTGTTTCAGGATCTTAATATTGCAAACAAACAGCTACGGTTTCTTGCTAGGTTTCTTATGGTGTGTTTGGTCCTTGGTCGCCGTGAGATGGTTCATCAACTCGTTGATCAGTTTAAACGGCTGATAGATGAATGCAAGAGGACATTCCAGGTTTTGCTCTGTAAACTCTTATTCTCTCCATCTTGACTACTCTCTTTCCCCGAGCCTTAAGACTGTTTCTAggtgtaatattttttaaaacaattaggTTGTCTTACTAGAGTTCCTGTCTTTATCTATCTTTTTTATGTTATCAGGAAACTGACTTTAAAG is drawn from Camelina sativa cultivar DH55 chromosome 1, Cs, whole genome shotgun sequence and contains these coding sequences:
- the LOC104787842 gene encoding uncharacterized protein LOC104787842 isoform X3, with translation MDDNPRSSESIKRHDEIDKETTASRKLQDNNNNNSKLIQDPEEMALYAKVRSQEEEIHSLQEQIAAACLKDMQLLNEKYGLERKCADLRVAIDEKQNESVTSALNELARRKGDLEENLKLAHDLKVTEDERYIFMTSLLGLLAEYGVWPRVANATAISSGIKHLHDQLQWKTKACSDRIRELSSVVENQPGTEFNSKDNHDPRNSKSQASYGSTDRGNDYRNNEQLLPPMDNVTRNPYHNLTPDTESLRFNNQIGGGSQGNFQQPKSVAGKEMIREREEKAENSSMFDAYNGNEEFASHVYEEGPGIDGFQIIGDAIPGEKVLGCGFPVRGTTLCMFQWVRHLEDGTRQYIEGATHPEYIVTADDVDKLIAVECIPMDDQGRQGELVRLFANDQNKIRCDTEMQTEIDTYISHGQASFNVQLLMDSSESWEPATVILKRSSYQIKTNNVEAVVISEKYSKELQIKVPCGVSTQFVLISYDGSSHPISTLNIRMRDTLVLTMRMLQSKALDERRKGRV
- the LOC104787842 gene encoding uncharacterized protein LOC104787842 isoform X1, whose product is MDDNPRSSESIKRHDEIDKETTASRKLQDNNNNNSKLIQDPEEMALYAKVRSQEEEIHSLQEQIAAACLKDMQLLNEKYGLERKCADLRVAIDEKQNESVTSALNELARRKGDLEENLKLAHDLKVTEDERYIFMTSLLGLLAEYGVWPRVANATAISSGIKHLHDQLQWKTKACSDRIRELSSVVENQPGTEFNSKDNHDPRNSKSQASYGSTDRGNDYRNNEQLLPPMDNVTRNPYHNLTPDTESLRFNNQIGGGSQGNFQQPKRENFGYPLSSVAGKEMIREREEKAENSSMFDAYNGNEEFASHVYEEGPGIDGFQIIGDAIPGEKVLGCGFPVRGTTLCMFQWVRHLEDGTRQYIEGATHPEYIVTADDVDKLIAVECIPMDDQGRQGELVRLFANDQNKIRCDTEMQTEIDTYISHGQASFNVQLLMDSSESWEPATVILKRSSYQIKTNNVEAVVISEKYSKELQIKVPCGVSTQFVLISYDGSSHPISTLNIRMRDTLVLTMRMLQSKALDERRKGRV
- the LOC104787842 gene encoding uncharacterized protein LOC104787842 isoform X4 — translated: MDDNPRSSESIKRHDEIDKETTASRKLQDNNNNNSKLIQDPEEMALYAKVRSQEEEIHSLQEQIAAACLKDMQLLNEKYGLERKCADLRVAIDEKQNESVTSALNELARRKGDLEENLKLAHDLKVTEDERYIFMTSLLGLLAEYGVWPRVANATAISSGIKHLHDQLQWKTKACSDRGNDYRNNEQLLPPMDNVTRNPYHNLTPDTESLRFNNQIGGGSQGNFQQPKRENFGYPLSSVAGKEMIREREEKAENSSMFDAYNGNEEFASHVYEEGPGIDGFQIIGDAIPGEKVLGCGFPVRGTTLCMFQWVRHLEDGTRQYIEGATHPEYIVTADDVDKLIAVECIPMDDQGRQGELVRLFANDQNKIRCDTEMQTEIDTYISHGQASFNVQLLMDSSESWEPATVILKRSSYQIKTNNVEAVVISEKYSKELQIKVPCGVSTQFVLISYDGSSHPISTLNIRMRDTLVLTMRMLQSKALDERRKGRV
- the LOC104787842 gene encoding uncharacterized protein LOC104787842 isoform X2, which codes for MDDNPRSSESIKRHDEIDKETTASRKLQDNNNNNSKLIQDPEEMALYAKVRSQEEEIHSLQEQIAAACLKDMQLLNEKYGLERKCADLRVAIDEKQNESVTSALNELARRKGDLEENLKLAHDLKVTEDERYIFMTSLLGLLAEYGVWPRVANATAISSGIKHLHDQLQWKTKACSDRIRELSSVVENQPGTEFNSKDNHDPRNSKSQASYGSTDRGNDYRNNEQLLPPMDNVTRNPYHNLTPDTESLRFNNQIGGGSQGNFQQPKSSVAGKEMIREREEKAENSSMFDAYNGNEEFASHVYEEGPGIDGFQIIGDAIPGEKVLGCGFPVRGTTLCMFQWVRHLEDGTRQYIEGATHPEYIVTADDVDKLIAVECIPMDDQGRQGELVRLFANDQNKIRCDTEMQTEIDTYISHGQASFNVQLLMDSSESWEPATVILKRSSYQIKTNNVEAVVISEKYSKELQIKVPCGVSTQFVLISYDGSSHPISTLNIRMRDTLVLTMRMLQSKALDERRKGRV